The Triticum aestivum cultivar Chinese Spring chromosome 3A, IWGSC CS RefSeq v2.1, whole genome shotgun sequence genome includes a region encoding these proteins:
- the LOC123060464 gene encoding uncharacterized protein: MGLLPTPKQVYGRTPRYLKNINMTTTDGSPYEVEHDVWEVIAKMKEHIKKQDQIIKDMNNKEGYVNNGIEEENLQSNDNGISRSPVLLGKTKRIQCNGPVEARSSMQHDIPEDNNLSCSHEKVGDHDVNQLQIQQNSSSPQDLVIDSVLEVREMRNITGGSVSRPNQQRTRTEHPHRSKKRRSSSIKAASKVVLKTSTYPNKRNVAYGTIGSTDPRTKAGGIELGAEFALVRIDEPILDNEELVREVSDCKTIGEAFTSGYLIAWPSAFIREKDG, from the exons ATGGGTTTGCTTCCAACTCCTAAGCAAGTCTACGGTCGGACGCCACGGTATCTAAAGAACATCAATATGACTACAACTGATGGATCACCATATGAAGTTGAACATGACGTTTGGGAGGTAATAGCAAAGATGAAGGAGCATATAAAAAAGCAAGACCAGATTATTAAAGATATGAATaacaaagaaggctatgtcaataATGGCATAGAAGAG GAAAACCTCCAATCAAATGATAATGGTATTTCTCGGTCACCAGTACTGCTTGGTAAAACAAAG AGAATCCAGTGCAATGGACCCGTTGAGGCACGCTCATCTATGCAACATGACATTCCTGAGGATAATAATTTATCATGTTCGCATGAAAAG GTTGGCGACCATGATGTCAACCAATTACAAATTCAACAAAATTCATCATCACCACAAGACCTTGTTATTGATTCTGTGCTAGAG GTGAGGGAAATGAGGAATATTACGGGTGGATCTGTTTCAAGACCGAACCAGCAAAGGACTAGAACTGAACACCCACACCGCTCAAAAAAAAGGCGTTCTTCTTCCATCAAG GCTGCTTCCAAAGTAGTCTTAAAGACTTCAACATATCCCAACAAGCGGAATGTTGCGTATGGTACTATTGGGAGTACTGATCCAAGAACTAAGGCTGGTGGTATTGAGTTAGGTGCTGAATTTGCTCTTGTGCGCATAGACGAACCTATTCTTGATAATGAGGAGTTGGTAAGGGAAGTTTCTGATTGCAAGACAATTGGCGAGGCTTTCACTTCAGGATACTTAATTGCCTGGCCTTCAGCTTTT ATTCGAGAGAAGGATGGTTGA